The following is a genomic window from Chanos chanos chromosome 1, fChaCha1.1, whole genome shotgun sequence.
attgattaaaaaagaatgtCAAACGAAATTTGAAACATAAcaaagcagttaaaaaaaaaaaaaaaaaaaacaacaacaaaaaacccaaaaaactcaTTTGACGTAACATTTTAAGCTTCGCAGAATTGTACGTAAAATGTCAATTCCAATTCCACGTTTATATATTTCCACACAACTTCTtgagatatatgtatatatatatttgatacAGGTTATAGCAGTTTATGATAACTGATAGCAGAGCTTCAAACATTCACACGCTCTGAAGCAGCAGAAACTGTTCACACCTCAGCTTTATCAGGCATTGGATACACAGACAGGGTTTAGGGTACAGGGACAGGGGGGAAGAAGAAGCTTATTTGGAACTGTGTCACCGTGTATTCTACATTAAAAGCAGCTTTCTAAGAGCCTACAGAGCCAGCTTATGATGGCAGAGGAAAAAGGAAGGTATTTAGTGGCATAGTACGCGCCTCCCCTTGTGGAAGCAACCGCGCTCTAGACTCTTTGAGTCGTTCTTTCTGCTGAAGTGTCCATAGTCTTTATGTCCTCTGATCTATCAAATAGTACcagataaaagcaaaaacaacaacaacaacacaaaaaaaatatatatgtatatataactgTAATGCTATGGGAGAGGAGGCCAGACATCTTACTCTCCCTCTTAAAGTGACAAAGTTAATAATATGTACACAAGAGGCTCTTATGTAGGATTGTATATCTTTACGTGCCAGTTAGAACCGGTAAAACACAGGGTCACATTTATTAGAGTGGTTTAATCCACTGTAGGTTCTGAATACcattaaaagaataaaaatactACTACGATATCTTTGAGAGAAGACCGATTGGAAACAGTTCtacattctgttttaaaaacatgaccGTAAGCACGCCTAGCAAGCTTCAGTTAAATCAGGTAAAGCATGGAAGGGAACAGTTAACACAGATATCACTTTTGGTTTATGCCTGGCTAGCGACTTTACCCGCACTAGAAGAAGGTGCAAACACAGGCAACTGAAAACTCTACTTTAGTCAGAGCTGTTCCCAAGACAAATCATATCAACAAACTCTcacatgtatattttttaatactAATATTACCATTATTGTCATATGACTagatattattactgttactttTACAtaactcttttttcttttttttttagcatttaatGCAGCAccttgtaaatgtaaaataaattactGAGAGGTTAACCACGGTGCACTTAACAGCTTTTGTTTGATTGCTTGTTACGAGGTCATTAAAAGAATCAAGCAAGTTTCCCGTATTTGAGTCTACTGACGGCTCACCCGGACTCCAGGAGTGTCCCTGTCATCAGTACAGTCCCTGTCTCCTTCAGCCTGGCACTGCGGCAGGcagcccagagacagagagagaaggaggagggagaaggagacagagagagggagagagagagagagagagagagagagagagagagagagagacagagagagagagacagagagagagagacagagagagagaatgttctaggTGTTGGATTAGATCATTCACACTAAACAAACTGGAGTCATACCAGAGGAAGGTGCATAATATCTTATGCTGTTTAAATGGAGCATTTCCCctcacgcattcacacacacacacacacacacacacacacacacacagacacacacacacacacacacacgagagtaATGTATTTCTGTTTCACAGACTTCAGAGCAGGCCTGAACAGACCCCTGGTCCAAAAGGGCACTGAAACACTGTAGTGGGGAAAGAGGGTTGGTATTAACAGCAGAAGCAGGTAAATCTTGAGTTAAACATTTCTAAATCTCTGAACTGGTTTTTGGTCACCACATGAAATGCTATACCACACGCACATTCTGACCGCATTTTCTGACAACCGCATAACAGATACAAATGcctatcacacactcacacatcctgAATTACTCTGGCGTGTCTCTcccttacaccccccccccccccccccccatggagTAGAGGCGGGAGAGGAAGAGCCCCTCAGTCATCATCCAACACCTCTGTCTTGATGTCGTcgcctccccctccccctccccctccccctccttgcTGCGCCAACGCCAGGATGGTGTGATTGACGGCTGCCATCTCCACGGCCAGGGTGATGGGGTCCTGGTGATCGCTTTGACTGGTGCTGTCATcctgagagaagaggggagaccAAGCTTTCAGTCAGAGCCCCTCCACCTGTTATTCCAACCCAGTGCCCTGCTTCACCTGCAACACCCACTATCTGAaatccccccaacccccccacccagcCTACCTGGACTGGGCCAAGGGCACAACCAGTAGGGGAGGAGACTGGGTACCTACATTTGGTGTTTTGTAGTGTACCTCTCTTCCTGCTGCTGGTTCTGACatgggggtgaggggagggaTTTGTCACTGCCCACAAAGGTATACTCatactgagcaaaaaaaaatacacgtcTATACTGACACAAAGTTTTAGCAAGTGcatatttgtgttattttaaaaataatcagttaCTGTTTAAAGAAATGGACAAAAGCTCAGTTCATCTGTAATAATAACATGAGTAACTGCATTTTCCATTGGAATGGTGTTATTTAGGACACACACTAATATCTGCTCTACAGCAGCAATATGGCTGAGAGAGAATGTCGGGGATATTCTGTATGCGAGGGCTGGCAAAAGTTCATGCTAAGCGAAGTTGTTGTCTGGTCTTACTGATGGCTCAGTCTTTGACTTGCATACCTGTGTGGGGAATGACTGGTCACCTCTGCTGAAACCAAAGGCTCTGGGAACTGCtctcttttcaaaaaaagatgacatcacAGCTCTGTAACGGTTTGAATTTCCAGTCATTTCTGTTCAGCCAAGGCAGTCAGTACAATGAGTGTAATGACTGCTGCCACCAAACCATAAGAAGCCTTCACTATTCactatttaaaatgtatattatgACATCATTCAGTCGGACTAGTCCGCCTTCAGAGTTGGTGTGATATTATGAACGTCGTAAAGACTGATTTGGTCCTTACCCCTGCTAGTACTTGATCGCCAGCTCCCTGCTCACTGTAGTCGTTGCCGTCAATGTCATCGCTGTTTGAATGACCTCCAGGGCTTTGGACATCAATCCCATGACTCTCCAGGATTGCTGCTTCTTCGAAAAAAGCAAACCTCGCCATAACATATCTGAGATCGTAATCATGCACAGGTCATGCCTTTCTGTACAGAAGCAAAAGCGCTCTGTTTCCTCCCTCTTCGATTGGATATCTAGCAGTTCTAACACTTCCAAGCTggaaaacaattatttttgtttttctcccccctctctcttttcctcttattGTTGTGGTGAGAATAAGCTCAGGTTCACCCTCTCCCAGAGGATGCCAACATTACCTATGTTTGCTCTCCTCTTAATCTCTTTCCGCCTGTTGGCAAACCAGTTGTAGACCTTCAGAGACGTGACTCGTTCCAGTTCAGAAAGCTTCTTCCCTGGACAATCACAGAGGGCCAGTCACACAAACTATCAGCTCCCACAAAGgatattaatcatttatttccCCAAGACTAAATTATCCAATATCACTGCAAAGTGATGAGCTGCCCAAATAGCAACCAATATGACATTACGACTAATAAAAAAACCAACTGTTCCATATAACAGGGTTTACAGTGGTCAAATAAAGGGTGTTAGAGTACCAGATGGTTGGTAATATAAGGTGACATCCAACCTGGCTTTTGTATGACAGCATTGCACGCATTGGCAATCTCCTCTCTTTTGGCTTCGTCAGGATATTGGTTCTCATTGAAGTAgctggtggggaaaaaaacaaaacaaaacagggttcATCTTGAGCCTGGAGATGAAAAAACACAACTTAAAATGCAGCTGGGGTtatttctggaacattctcaaATAGGACCATCTGACATGACAATCTGACGATGAGCGTAGCTCTTCCTGCAGTTAGCAGATGGTATCATATCACAGCCTTTCCCGtcccctctcctctcactccGTCTTATTTCTCCAGTCTGCCCTGACTTCTCACCTCTCCATCACGGCGAGGCACTCTTTCCTCCAAGTGAAGCGACTGCCTCTGCGGAGACGGAAGCTACCGGGGGTGGAGCTGATGGGGGGTGGAGTCTGACGCCACTCCACGATGTCCTCCAGGGCCATGGGGGCGGGTCTCATGGCCAGAGTGGCACCTGGAAAGCAAACACAGTGACCGACGTGACCCCTCGGAAACCCTTCGCAAACTAACGTAACCTCTCCGCTAAGCCGACCACAAATACAGTCCAGTTTGAAATACATCACGGCACCTGATGCTACGAGAGATAAAGATTTACTAAAGAACCATCTGTCTATTTTGCAAACAGTAGAATTATGCTTTGGGGTGAAATAAGGACAAAACTGAGAGCGACTCTGCACTACCATGACTGCTTTGACTGCCAACTCTCACCATGATAAAAGCTTACAAGACTGACTTGGGCTCCAATTTAATGATCAAACACATTCTTCAGCACAGTGAGATGATTCCAATGGCAGCTTTTCATCAcatctcactcattttcttaGGACGGTAAATAAAACAACCATGTTAAAGGACCGCTGCGGGGGAAAAATATGAACCACAGTTTGAAATTATATGCAGGGTTGGCTtcaatttttcttcttttttttcttgtgcccTTGTGAACAGCTAAAGAAATTTCTTCAAAAATAGTTTTGCCAATAGACCACCCTTCTGAATGTATGACATTGATGGGACAAAGGAGCCTTTGTATTAGAAGTCACGTGTGAGCTATAAACGGTTAATATCCTGTGGAGGGAAGGTGACCTCTATCTATCTCGTCACAGGACTTGCCTGTCGACAGTGAAGGAGATTTGAGGACATTCATTTCAGCTGCAActtgaaacagagaaataatagCTTTTATATTTGGCAGTCTTCCATTGTTCAGACAAGTGAAAACTTCTGTTAGAAAGTGAAGGGATGGCTGGCTGAGGATCCCAGTACACACATTAAGAGGAAATGTCACTTGCGTGTCTTCTAATGGCTTATGTGAATATCCAGCGAGTACAACAAAGCATTATTAAGAAAAATATCCCTCCCTAAAAAGAAAATATGGCTGATGTTTCTATAAGATATAAACCAATGAATTCTGATACAAATCTCTTAAAGTGAAAccccactctcactctgttccGTACTGGGATCAGCCTTTGTGATGAGCCAAAATGAATCTCATATAGTGACTGAATGACAATGGCTGAACGTAGCTCTGCTTCTATTacgacataaaaaaaaagtcccatgGGGCGTCATCCTCTccacaaagacagagataatGATGATGCAAATCGACATGAGAGATtcaacacactgcacagcacagacagagaccagGACACAGTGGATGAAAAgaaattagcttttttttttttaataacggATCGAACGCGTTGAGCAGCTGAAGAGAGGCTGCACCGGGGAGAGGAAGGCGTTGCCGTGACGATGAGGACGGTGGAGTCGGGCATTACCGGGCGTGGTCTTCTCCAGCTGGTACCAGCGGTAGAAAGCCCGTTTCTTCTGCTCGCTGAGGTCCGAACCCTGCTGGAGGAGCCAATGGGAGATGCGACTCTGACTAATACCTGAGCAGGAGGCCAAGAAAGAACAGTGGGGGTTATGCgtgtatctctgtgttactgcaacaaaaagagcagtgttttttttttatctgataaTTTTCTAATATGGAGTTCAGTgagcatcccccccccccccccccccccccattttaaAACATCTAATCTCCGGAGGAAGGGGTCAGAGGTAATTTAATGATTCACCACAAGTTATTTCTGCAATCCAAATCTCTATATCCTCATCTCATTTCGTTTGCTGCAAGTCATTTCCTAGTTTTTCAACCGAGGTATTTTAACtgtgttatatttttaaaaaaataaataaataataataatttttttttttttttttaaaaaggaggtCACACCAACCTGTGACTTGAGCAACCACTGCCTGTGAAATACGGCGGTTTCCCAGGAACGCTTTGATCTCCTCTTTAATGATGGCACTGTcccttctacacacacagaagagagggggagagggggagacagagagagagagagagagaagcaaacagGTAACAGGACAAAGAGACCATGAGGGGATGATGTGTaagttgtgtgtggtgtaattaCATTTCCTCACACAGTACTTTCTGAACCGTGTGCAAAAAAGGACACAAAGCTGTAAGTGAAGGTAGACTGAGTTCTTAAGTTTCACGTCGCAAAGGCTCAAAATGTCAAGAGAGTTGgctaaacacattcaaaactctCAGATTCATCTCTCTGAGATACTATTTTGAAGTTAAACAAACTGCAAATATGACAATTTCCATCCACTTAGAAAGCAATCACTCTCTATGCAGAACTTCCGATTAAACAAAAATTATTCAAAGTGACAACACTGAAAGTCTGTCTTCAGAATATTCCCACTGCAAAAGCCAGCCCAAGAGTAAAGAGATTTATCAGTAGCCCTGCAGACATACTGTTTGACAGAATTTAAGAACTTAATTAGACATACAGTGCCTACATTTGGTGTCTCCTTTAACAATCACAAAAGCAACACGCTCCAATCCACGTTTTACGCAGCTGTCAACCCCATTAAATACCTGTGTGTGACCTGCGATCCCCCCACTAACCTCATGAGTTCCTCCACTTTATCCTCAAtgtccatctcctcctctgtggGTTCATAGCCATACACCCTGGCTGCGGCGTTACTAACGGGGTATCGGGGTGGGGACAGCTTCCCATTGGACATAGCAGCTAGGCTGTCGCGCCCGTTCTGGGTGATGGGCGCTATTGGCACGGGGGCGGGGATGACGGGAGGAGGGGAGATGTTGCAGCTGTTGCTAGGTGACGGGGAGAGGCGGGTGCCCTGGTAAGCCGTCTGAGTGGCGGCAGAGGCGGTGGAGGAAGAGGCGGTCACGTTGTTgttggaggaagaggagtacGCAGATGAGGTCAGGGCGGCGCTGCTGTCGTTGTTGGCTGGTTCGGATGAGCTCCCCATACGTCCTCCGCATGCAGGTCGTCTGCCGAACTTTTTCTCGTGCTCGTTGTCCAGGCGGTCCAGGGTGTCGAGAGCGTGCAGGATCTCCTGCCTGGTCATGCCAGTGTGTCGTAACCGCTGCAGCAGGTCGATCTGCTCGATGGTGAATCTGGGCTCATCTGCATACTGGGACATTCTGgccagagtcagagagaaaaacacaattttcacgatttattcatgttttacaGAGTAGTAATAAGGTAACGATTACACTCAGGAAGTCTGCAAGTTACAGCTTGTAATGGCTTGGTTTGTTGCATACTAGATGATGTCatcttgttctgtgtgtctggacaAAATATTAATCTTAGTTACTTAATCTTAGCTCAATACACATATACTATTTCACAATTTCAAGCTTTTCTGAACTAATTTCTGACATCATCAACTAGTAGCATTAGAAAACAATAAAGCAAGTCCGGGCTAATCCCACCTGAAACAGGCTTTGTCTCTTTGGCTGACAGCACTGGGCTTCAAGAGAGAAAATCCCTCACACATAAGGCTTTCATTCATGCTGTCCACTTTCGCAGCATGTACTGACGACAGAGCTTGGGATTCATCTCCGCTTGCTGCAGATGTTGGTGTGTACTCTTCGTATTCAGTCCTCTGTGTATCTCCATCAGTTTCTGTTCCAACAGTGAATTCTGAGTCCTTTATCACACATGGGGGACACCACTTCTGTCCAGGCTTGATAGACTTTCCTGTGCGTGTCGTAAGCTCTCTTGCTTTCCCTGCATTTATGATCCTCAGTGAGCGACTCCGTTTGCTGTTGGGATGCAAGTTGAAGGGATCACAACACTGTTTCTGAAGAAAGCTGTATTTCACCAAAAAGTACTTCTGGTGATGCAAACAAACTGTGGCATCATCTGTCAAGTCAGAACATCCGCTTCTCAACTTCAATAGTTCCTTGTCTGTTCCTAACTCAGCCAAGCTTGAAAGATCAACTTTTCCATTAGTGTAGGCTGTCTTGTGGCAGTTGGCTTCTTCTTGTAGGCTTTTTCCAAAAGAGCAGGGCTCCATGGTCTCACCATCACATTAAACTGCTTCATGGTAAAATGAATTCTGATTCCACTCTTTCATATACTTCTGGGTATGCTGCAATCCATTTTGCAATAATCCGTCCAAACCTGTTTCAGGTGGGATTAGCCATGACTTGCTTTATTGTTTTCTAATGCCACTAACTGATGATGTCAGAAATTAGTTCAGAAAAGTTTGAAACTACGAAATAATATATGTGTATTGAGCTAAGTAACTAATGAAGTAACTAATTCTAGTCTAAGTAACTAGAAGATGACATCATCTAGTATGCAACAAACCAAGCCATTACAAGCTGTAACTTGCAAATTTCCGGAAACccaatgaaaaacagtctcAACAGGtatcacacagagatagaaaaccTTGAAGTCAAAATAGTGCAAATAACTaatcatgaaataaaaacactgaatgtaacattacagccagtgaaaagtatgaaaaatttgctattttcaaaatatcattAAATGATGAAGGAataacatctttaaaaaaaatttttataTATCTGCAGAGAATATTAAGATGTATATAACGATGTTATGTTGAAGCATTAGTACCTAGTACTGCTAGATACGTTGTATGTTGTGAAATGCTGTAATTTAATCCTTCCTGTCTAAGCCAGATCACTAAGGTTTAAATAAGTAAGATATATATTGCTAGCAAAGTGCAGCTGTGCCTTGTTAATGCTTTGCATTTTAGCGTTGCTTAATATTTGGCATGTAATAATTATGTTGAACTCATGTTTGTAGAACCATACACGTGCATTAAAGAAAACGAAGAGTGGCAATTGGACACCTACGCTGCATTCTTGCCGGATGCCCCGGAGTGGTCACTACTATCCCGAATCACATCATAAATAGACTCAATCTTTAATATGATGTCTGAACACTTAATCCACTGTCTTAgtttaaactattttttttcactttaggtTTTTCCACATAATGTACacagatttcttccattttaaaGTTAGTAAAAGAATAATTATTCACTCAGTAAAGCAGTATTAGATCTGTATATTGCCTGTTGGGTCTCATAGAAGGTAAGTGCAAACAACTTCATTATGATTCCATTAGATATCGGCACCGTTTAGGTACTGgcatcattttaaaagtattgTTTTAACACCGGTATCTGAAAAACCTAAACAATGCCTAACCCtaaaattttgaaaatgaatttcaggCCCTGATTAGAGTAGAGCTATAGGATTTTGCAAGGTCCCATGACTTTAATAGAAGTTTTTACATGAATGTTCTtgagaaaatccatgacatgaacTGGCAAAAGTTCTGAATTTTGGTTGAGCTGGCATGGAATAACGCATATTCATCATTGCCTCACAAAAATGCTCCAAGCTCTCATCTATCACTATTGCAAAGCAAGCACAGCCTCTTCATCAGCAAGACAGATAGTTGACTACATTACCCTAGAATGCTTTTATAGACTTTAGATAGATAAGAAGAAGAGAGCTGGGAGTTATCATTAGAGCTGCTACTTAACGTAAAGGAATACACCCAGGAAAAATTTCCATCCAAAACTGCCAACCTACTTTTCAATGAAGAGGCAGCAGATGAGTCACAGAGCGCATGCAATTTTTGTCTGAAAATAGTTCTCGCACTTTGGAGCTTTGCCAgccaatacacacagacaaaatgtctatacataaacacacacacaatcacacgcgcgcgcacacacacacacagactcggGCAGTGCTGAACAGCTATATTGCAGGAGAGTACACACATTTCTGCgcaaaaacattcagttttaatAAGCTTGATTAACAGTAACGGGGAATGTGCATGTGGTGCACAAACATgttgaaaacatttcacaatttagaaccaggaaaaaaaaaaggggggggggggggttcactcAGGCCTTCTCGCATATATGTTAATAGATTAAGCTTTCTATATAGTGCATAAGAAGACCTAAAACTCTATACAGGCCTAGTCACACTTTACAGTGTAAGTACACCGCAACCTTTAAAAAGCCAATCACACTAACAACAATCACACTAACAGTCTGTTGATCTACTTAAAATAATAGTACCATACTGCAGATAGATCTATGAATCGGTGGAGACAGCTGTATGCATTAGACGTGAGTGATGGTATACTGCATTGTGATGGAGGTAAGCAGTCtacagtttaatttatttctttccctgtgttaacattttaattGCATGTCAGCAAAGAGTGCCACTTTAACTAAAATAACTTTTTAGTCTAGACATGGAGAGATTACTGAAATATCTTTCCCCACAAACTAGAGAGCTAAATTTAGGCAATATGCTTATCTGATAACTTACAGAAATCTATTGCCACACCAGTTTCTGTTTCCAAGAATGTTAGCCTACACATTGGAAGTTACATGCtatttacattcaaaatataatatttttgtGCTAGTACTATGGTCTCAGTTTCCCTGAGGATTTTTGAACGTTTTGGAGTGTTGTACTCCTGTTGCTTCAGAAAATGTAGGCCTATAACTTTGTGAAACATTAAACCCAGTGACAGAAAAGTTCTCCACATTCACCCAAGATTGTGTGGTAAACCTTGGAAACTGAGGCTGACAAAATCGTCACCTTGGTTCAAATATATATGATATTCAAGCACTGTGTCTATTAGGCTATCTTTCCAGTACATCACAGGCACTATTTAAAACATAAGGTTAACACAAATCATCGTTTGTTGGCTGCGGAGTGTCTTTAACAGAAACAGCTCTGTTCGGCTGACCAGAGgcagtcatttttgttttgcgGGATGTttctcaatgaaaaaaaattgctacATGTTGCTACATAGCTGCAAAAGTTCACAAGTGCCCAGCGATAACTGATTCAGAGAATCAGCAAAAATTTAAGAGAAAACCCAGTAATGTCTAAACTAGATTTCCATtcctgaacataaaaaaaacccactagaCCACATTAATTACTGAGGCCATCATTTCTTCCAAATGTTTTATGGTTTATATGCAATGTATCATGTTACAGCATGCCTGTACAACTCAGGCATCAGGCAAGTATTATCCAGTAGAGAACTTTTTCACATACACTGTGGATCTGCTTCCCTCTTT
Proteins encoded in this region:
- the hmbox1a gene encoding homeobox-containing protein 1a — protein: MSQYADEPRFTIEQIDLLQRLRHTGMTRQEILHALDTLDRLDNEHEKKFGRRPACGGRMGSSSEPANNDSSAALTSSAYSSSSNNNVTASSSTASAATQTAYQGTRLSPSPSNSCNISPPPVIPAPVPIAPITQNGRDSLAAMSNGKLSPPRYPVSNAAARVYGYEPTEEEMDIEDKVEELMRRDSAIIKEEIKAFLGNRRISQAVVAQVTGISQSRISHWLLQQGSDLSEQKKRAFYRWYQLEKTTPGATLAMRPAPMALEDIVEWRQTPPPISSTPGSFRLRRGSRFTWRKECLAVMESYFNENQYPDEAKREEIANACNAVIQKPGKKLSELERVTSLKVYNWFANRRKEIKRRANIEAAILESHGIDVQSPGGHSNSDDIDGNDYSEQGAGDQVLAGRAVPRAFGFSRGDQSFPTQDDSTSQSDHQDPITLAVEMAAVNHTILALAQQGGGGGGGGGGDDIKTEVLDDD